Part of the Diabrotica virgifera virgifera chromosome 6, PGI_DIABVI_V3a genome, atttatcttaatttagtagggtgtacagtacctacactttctcccaagtattataaggatacgccaaatagttttaaagtactgggtacaaataatttttaaattttaatcatatgaatcacatcataaattaatcaaaataactgtgcagtttcatatttaacttcaaatatctcgaaaactaatgactttatcattaccaatgaagagtatattatttacgtagaaagtattgtacaatctaaaaatggcactaaaatagtaatttctccagtggcgtagaatttaagAAGGGTcgaccattcactatcccctgtcgtacgcctctggtagtagctagaaacgttcgtttatcataatttagtagggtgaatagtagtcgcactttctgccacgTATGAAAAGTATATGTCAAGTAgctttaaaatgctgagcaaaaataatttttaaatttttagataaaacaccctgtaactgagtaaggaaccacattttgtttaagtgttttaggttaaatcttcgtattttgtgctaaggtttctccagttactatatggacaattattaatgaaacaccctgtatagctagTACACTGATaccagcagaaaatcagtggccctcTGATtgccctagagaacctactgtcttactcgctgaagtcaaagatttGCTCTAATTCTTTGTTTTCGTTATCTTGATATGTTTCATTTCTATCGTCTATTGTGTCATTTCTAAATTTGTTTTCATAGTATGAATGTGTATGAATTTGTTTTCATAGCGGAATGTGATagctatatgcttatcatcagtggcataaAGTCTACtccgggataatagaaaggaagctcaggaaagaatTGGAAGGAAAACCAGAAGAAGAACAAGCtgcttttaggaaggaaagaggaacaacatataatatatacatactgagaaatataattgaaaggaaaaacgaaataggagaagacatatatattacgtttatagatattaaagctgcttttgattctataaatagagaagtaatatggtcagtaatggaagacctgcaaatcccgcaaaagatagtaagcgtggtaaaaagtacatatataaacgtacttgctaaagtacaaataaaccgAAACAGATTGCCAATAATGAACCTAAGGAGCTCTCAGTCTCAGctcagttttgtttatattagtaatggatagagtaatgaagagcgctaaaagaaggtcaaggcaattacagtaacaatagggtacaggaatttagcaccagtgagaatggagggattactatatgcagatgacctagtaataatagcagacaatatagagaaaatgcaaaaattaatcgatatctgggtggaagaaatagaaaatttcaaaaaggaggtaaatgtaaagaaaacgaagaccatgatagtagccCAAAAGGAAAGGGTAAAAGggtaaaccaaacgatatttacgtgcaaaaacgaaataatagaaacagtctcgacgtttgaatacctgggagtaataatatcagaggatggaaagctagatcaagaaatctcataaagggcgaaaaaaaaaaacaaataagatctactatgcactaaataaaacaatatttggaaaggataagaaagaaagaaatagataaaaaaataaaactgaaggtatacaatgcaatatctgCACCAACTTTAAtttatgcaagtgagacatgggtaaacaatgcaaaaatagacagttataagtaaaaaattataaataataaacaacacaaaaataacaaaaataaacgcagcggagatgaagcagctgagaaaaatgcaggaaaaacgaaattggacagaagaagaaatgaagatattagacaaagactgaaacaggaatcgataataaccaagatccaaaaaagaaaattaaaatggtatggacacattaacagaatggaccaaggaagactatcaaagcaggtgatggaatcaaaaagatatggtaaaaggaggaaagggaggccaaagaagagatggatcgatcagattatagaaattggacaggaaaaaggaaaaacacatcaacaaacgaaagagttagcaaaggaccgcaagaaatggaagatatggatagagAATGAATAAAACCTctgacgcccctgaggggcataaggagtttcgagaaagaagaagttTTCATAGTATTCTTTCCATACTTTAGCTATCTGTTCtggatttggtttgttgtatcccttacggctgttatttctttatgttttcctatcttcatatgtctgattgttgtccaaaagcttctattatttgttacatagttttcctgtaattcttctcaaaACTCTTCCCACGTCTTTGTTTTTGCTTGTCTTATGGTGTTTTTCGCTAATCGTCTCAGCCTTTAgtattcttctttatcttcttccagctcggttttaatgtattttttccatgctattttctttttcttcactgCTGTTTTAACTTCATTGTTCCACCATCTCGTCCTTTTATGGTGTTTGTTATGTTTTCTGATTCCACATATTTCTATTGCGGTAGACTTTATAACTACTTTAACCCTAGAAGAaccaaggagggttaaaaagtatctacaacattgcattacatccgattttctaaatacctttgttcctaaaaatctcaaacaattagtagttgtcggcgcactactgccctattagatggcataattagcatttctataatttaattcatttcctcatacttttataaaaacttgacagtggactataaataatcTCCTTGAAtacaaaatccacgaggaaaataaacttcctgtagctggctgtataccataaatcacaaaaataccagatttttgtaaaaggtatattttaaaataccctaaaaaagggtcacaatacaaaacgttgtAATATACgttaaataagggtcacaatacaaaaaaCTCCTTGAATACCCTCAACACCATaccaaaatggaaagggacgatttcattcatgtgtcaaattagcaaaatctaaagaaaaaaggccaataagcgggcaaaaacaaccatagtttgttcaaaatgcaagtatgtatgggttaagcacagcaagaagtcaaaaatgtttctgtatgcTACGATGATGACAAAGAACGACACAACAAATCAGAAAGAtgttacccgtgttgagctgccccccccccacttgcaaaaatcaaaaaacaaatattcctgatttatgagctatttatgagctctcatattccgcaaactaaaaattttgagctcgttccactgagcaggaaatTGATACTTAagtggggggctgagtcagcccccccactacttaaaaataggaatattgaattggtttttgcggcagaattacgagctatttatgagctcttgaaattatatagtttcgatttttgagctcatccccttcacccccaaacaaccctttaattgatttaacttaagagaaaaatgctgagaaaacttaaaatatatcgtattgcggatataattcttatagcttatatactctaagaataaactattaaatcacgtgcatttcgattattgagctacaaccccttcgcaagaaaaccaccctatcttcccggcttaagagaaagttgtacttaaaatgcattaaactaattatttggcgactacatatcattgaataatttataagcttccaaattacgctcatttagatcagtaaattgcaatttattttgcatagggcttttcatcgattgtcatttgtttcgagcttgtcatgtgtcacataatattaatatatctatgtcatacgtctttggtttgtatcattggtatacgccaataacgtatgacgtagatatattaatattgtgtgacacatgacagaagctcgaaacaaatgactgtgaatgaaaagccctatagtgcagtcactgaaggtaaaaatcaacgattaccttcaatttcggtgaaccttcatcgattttcacgaaaattggtcagtggttagaggatacgtcaagaaacaaaggtgacatggtaacacattgcgcctttaccctgagggtggatactgccccttctcgggggtgaaaattattttattaaaaataactgcacaaatcaataaaagaacaaattaaaagcaaaatttattatagaaagttaataaaataagtcaatactttttaagttattaaagatcaaatattttaattattcgtgaaaaaaatgcatgttatgaagcggtttttcgtaaatcactgaaaaactgtaagtttttacaaaaaagttaatagtagtttaattcgtatagcttatattaagaataaactcttaaatcacgcgcctttcgattatagagctacaaccccttcgcaagaaaaccatcccatattcccggcttaagaaagaattgtacttaaaataatttaaattaattatttggcgactacatatcgtttaataatttatgaggtaaaccttcgatttcggtaaatctccattcattttcacgaattaacaataacaacttggggttttaacctggggtatatgtcaccccttctcgggggtgaaaattactttattaaaaataaccccacaaatcgagagagggacaaattgtaagcaaaatttgttatataatgtgattaaaataaatcaatacattttgagttattaaagatcaaatattttaatttgtgtgaaagaaaatgcatgctttaaagcgatttttcataaataactcaaaaactgtaagtttttacaaaaaagtgttcatcactaaaattgaagctaataaaaaatataataaattgcttacttgaaaaaccctttaatgttaatttaaagtaagttattggtaattaaatgtatatttttttctgcgactgtttaaatctaaggattcaagcttaaataacgggaaagagatacattttataacacttaggtactaaatacttgtcaaagtacttacaaatacctatcaaaaatgagctccagaaaaagttgatagcatcaaaatccgctcaccaattttcgtgaaaatgaatggagatttaccgaaatcgaaggtcatagttgatttttaccttcagtgactgcactatagaaaggaaatggcaattcaataattgagatgcgtatattttgcgagctcataaattattaaacgatatctagccgccaaataattaatttcaattattttaagtacaactctctcttaagccgggaatatgggatggttttcttgcgaagtgGTTGTAGCTCattaatcgaaaggcgcgtgatttaagagtttattcttagaatataagctatacgaataaaactactattaacttttttgtaaaaacttagtttttcagtgatttacgaaaaaccgcttcaaaacatgcatttttttcacgaataactaaaatttttgatctttaataacttaaaaagtattgacttattaataactttatataataaattttgcttataatttgttcttttatagatttgttcagttattttttataaaataattttcacccccgagaaagggcgaatttccaccctcagggtaaaggcgcaaggttgtactatgtcacctttgtttcttgaggtatcctctaaccactgaccaattttcgtgaaaatcgatgaaggttcaccgaacttgaaggtaatcgttgatttttactttcagtgactgcactatacaaaataaattgcaatttactgatttaaatgcgcgtaatttggaagcttataaattattaaataatatgtagtcgccaaataattaatttattgcattttaagtacaactttctcttaagccgggaagatagggtggttttcttgcgaagggtttgtagctcaataatcgaaatgcatgtaatttaatagtttattcttagagtatatacgctataggaattatatccgcaatacgatatattttaagtttgctcagcatttttctcttaagttaaatcaattaaagggttgtttcgGGGTgaagggatgagctcaaaaatcgaaactatataatttcaagagctcataaatagctcgtaattctacCCCAAAAACCGATTAAATATTCCTacttttaagtagtgggggggtaGGGGGTGGGctccactaaagtattaaattcctgctcagtggaacgagctcaaaatttttagtttgcggaatatgaaagctcataaatagctcataaatcagggctatttgtttttttaatttttgcaagtgggggggccagctcaacacgggtaaatatgtttattttttaaccaagaggagtgaacTAAAAAGTCAGAGTCACAcacaagaaagtcactagaaaactcaccaaatacatcttctttttggGTTGATCacgtcggccctcaacggtaatccatacatattatattatattaatacatcgctaaagagttctaaaaacaactgctttttatataaaagcagactaaaaatctaaaaattaaaggaataacacagaaaacacaaaaaaccaCCGATATAGCTTATttattaacctatgaaatgccaataatgtcaaaatttgataaatgtcattagtgtcaaaattttataacagtggagtaaactttcctgcggttggaccaattacaaacaagcattacagggcggtaaatttgaatcactcctcttggttaaaaaacaaaccataataacacagaaccataaatttgaaactgtatccacctttagctacttgggagcAACAATAGGGAAAActggaaaagagagaacagaggaaagaattctgaaaggcaaaaaaaacatatggaatgaatagaaatctaCTGAGAAGCAAAACCCTAAGTAAGAAAACCAAGATGAACCTATATCAAGCCTGTCCTCACTTACGTCTCAGAAACATGGATGATGAGGGAATGAACGAGATGTGGCCATCAACACCCATTTATAACCAAAGGCTGGATGGAGTGAGGAGAAGAAGTAGACCCAGggcacgatttaaggaccaggtggaagacaACTTATGAGTGTTAAGAGTATGACACTAGAAAAGAAGGGCGAAGGGTTTAAAGGAATGGAAGCTCATCCTAGAATAGGCCAAGACCCACTTGATGAtagttttatttgatttttttaaacgattttaaCAAACCACTGTATTCATGAGATGTCCCTTGAATTGACTTATGCCACTTTCATTTTCACTGCATCACAAGTATTAGAAAGAAATAGGGCCCTGAAAAAAGGACACGAGAAGAACTATATATCTCCAATACTTACCCGTGAACTTGTGGTAATAGCTTCAAATAATTTTCATTAACTGTCTTCATCTTTTCAACATCCCTAGCAGTACCGCATTCAAACATAATCAGCGCATCACTCAGTGCCTTAGTGTTAGAGACATGTATACGCTCGCCATTATAGAAAGCTCCCTTTCCACTTCTGGCAGTGAACATTTGGTTCAACATGGGATTGAAAATAATACCTATTTCTGGTTTTTGGTTTATAAAAAGGGCGATGGAAATGCATGAGTGTGGAAAAGCGTGGACAAAATTCATCGTCCCATCGATTGGATCTATTATCCATGTTGGTGTGTCTGTCAATTTAACTGGTGTTCCGGAAGCTACTGATTCTTCTCCAATGAATTTGTGGTCTTTGAATGCTTTAGATAAACCGTCAATAAGTAACTTTTCGACTGCTTGGTCAGTTTCTGTGACCAAATCGATGTCACTGGATTTTTGTTCTACTTTTTTGCTCCTGTTATGTACTTTTTCGTTTATCATctaaaaataaagataaatatataCTTAGTTgagttatttctcctaaactatttacattagcactggaagatgttttcaaaacaatggaatggacaaaatGAATGgaccaaaaataaattttaccacaacaaaaacaatgacaaacacacaagataatagaaacgttATACTAAACAaaaccacaatagaagcggttaatgattatatatatttgggacagataataaaaataaataaggaaaaccaaacgacggaggtaaaaagaagggtcagattagcctgggcagaatttgggaaattaaaatgggtcttaaaaaataaaaagatacaATACtaaaaaacaagagtgtttgactagtgcatactcccaattctcacatgcGCATGCCAAACATGAACCTTGACCAAAGCtaatatggataaaataatgaagacacaaagagccatggagagagcaatgttaggagtaaaattaacaaacaaaaagcaaaacaactgggtaagaaataaaacaaaatcaaagacgcaggagaacataATATAAGGCCAGGCTAAAAtagagcttcgcaggtcataacgccagacaaacggacaaaaggtggaataccacgatacaatAATGGAGACGacggacaggaaagagagcaagaggatgaccccagatgagatggatAGATgacataagaagaagaagactatacagtgtgtccacggatggggtgcccaagaggaaaaacttttattttcaattttagcgaaacatgtcattcttgataaaatgttttgcttgttctaaaaccccataaaatgaaataaaattcaagtttttcaaatcctgcttatttttatagccaattttatgtaaatccctataaatttttgcactaagttcgaaattgtaacaataataacttgggagaacaaccctttcACTTCTCTGGATTatgaagccagactttgtcgttctcctttaatcatcaaattatttattaattaaataattattaatccaataattttaataaagaaatttatcacaaaataaattctttattgaacgcttaacattgtcgaaaaaaatgacaattcgcaaattatttatcggagttgacagttactaagctacattgtggcttggcaacactagattattgttacgatttcgaacttgagcaaaaatttacataaaatgggatttacataaaattggctacaaaattaagcaggatttgaaaaacttgaattttatttcgttttatggggttttagaacaagcaaaacgtTTTATCAAGAATggcatttttcgctaaaattgaaaataaaaaagtttttcctcttgggcaccccaaccgtggacacactgtatttgTATAGCTGAGTATCAAAATTGTAGACACTAAATTCCATGAAATAGTGATGACCATTTTGAGTCATTCTTGATCTTCCAGTGGCATACAAATTCCTTTTAAGAGTGAGAGGTAGCTCTACTTAGATTGAAGAATTTTTACATattaggtacagtcggaaaaatgaaagaatacccatgaacgatcatatcaagcacatattttggatttactgcctttttctataaataacaaacgagagagatagattattaagtgttgtcctcataataataataagcaaaaacGTTATCCAAGGCATACtcagttacatatttataattgacagagtgagacggcgatacaattgttcaacgtagttatattaatttagtagaaaatttaaactcaaacttgactatttctgtacttctaatgtcattcttagaaaaatattcaacatgagtagagataatgattgtataaactactattcgagtaattgtgctggtcaactataatctgactgattcgatttctgtcactttgacagtgaaactgggttaggttcggtagagtttataaattttaacaattagtcgtatttacttgaataaactcagttcttttaagagctattttgatattatattatatttttggtttggtaagtatttatttaattaaaatacgtcaataaaatttgtaagtgatcatctgtcaatatggttAACTTCTGTCTATGAGTTCGCCAAACGTGTACATATTAATCTGACTTTTCAATCATAGTGTATGAAATTACAGATTAGTATATCTTTACGAATGTACATtttatttgcagataatgtctGGAAAATGATCTGTATACCTaatgatctgaattcattaagtttactttcattttaaatcacttaatgcagctgaaataaacgacattttttaaattcctgttactaTTTACGTCCACTGGCAACTTTAACATGGAGAAATTCATAATACTATTTGCTTACTCAttgtttttgtattattaatctatatcaaATAATGAATTACGGTAGTAATAGTAACGTTTATcaccaataaatatatattattatatcagAAAaataataacatcacaaaaaaatTTTGACACATTCTTACATAGCGAAAAATCGTACGGTGGGGTAGTAGTCACATCCGTTTATTTTCAGTATTAACTTAGTGTAgactagaaatttttgatttgattcgtatGCATATTATCTATGACGCAtgcgtattctttcatttttccaactgtatgtACTACTTTTCTCTCCCTACTATCTAAACGAATTTATGCAATCAGCCATAATGCAACGGAATAATTTAAATATTGACTTAGATATAATATTTCTAAAGGTATATTGTAGTTAGAATTTTGCATGGGAGTCATTTTATCACGTATATTAGATATATATGTTAGATTGTGCTGACCTGATAGTCAGCAATCTTGATAATGACTGTGTTATTGCTATTATTGAAAGATATCAGTAATATAGTTAACCTGAAGCAGTTAATACATCTTTACAGAGTTCTGACAAATATAGAAGGCAAAAATAGTCAAAGGAAACGTCAGCAAAATTTTTTGGAAGGTGAAAAAACTACTATATACAACATGTATTGAGGACTCTCTGAAAGGAATGAAAATATGTCAGTCAATGACGTTGTCACGATATGTATTGATTTGACTAAAGTGTCTGCGAGAAGTATTCACATGATTCTAAAACAATTGAAACAAATAACCAGAGGAAGAAAACATATTCAGCTTGAAGAGGATATTCAGCTATtcggactatttttttttaatgaaataccAACCCTAAGCAAAGTCACAGAAGAAATAGATTCCTACGAGATGACACCCAAAATATCACAACCTGTGAACATTTAGACCAGTGGTTCCCAatcttttatgtctggcgacccaccttcctTTTCATATACGCGACCCACCCCTCACTCATGATGATAGAATAAAATAAAGAACACAGTCACTGTACActactcagctactgtaagagccacgccgcgacccatcTGAAATCTGCACGCGACCCACTAGTGgatcgcgacccaccggttgggaaacgctgattTAGACAAATAAACATTCAATATAGGAAGAAAGTAGGAACAGTTTAGAGAAGAGAAAGAGCAGATATTATTTTGTGGCAGAGACATTACTTGAAAAACTCCAAGTCTATAGTTTTAAAGGAAAAAAAATCTACTTTTTAGACAAAACTGACTAAATCGAGGCCATAAGTACTGTCTAAAGGTGTGGTAAAGATATTTAAGTTTATTAAACATTGACAAGCCTTTATTGAATGGTTAACACCAGGGGGTAAAGAAGGACAGAGACTCATTTTAACATGGTGATTGAGGTTTCTTTGTATAACAGCttgttttctttcaatttttgtaCGGCTCTGTTATGTAATATACTTGATAGACTGACAATTAAATGTGGATTCGGTTAAACAACTTTATTTAATGTACATTACCCATACAGTGCCACAATTAACTTTATATAGTCTAGTCGGATATAATACGTATGTTCCCTAACCACTAGCTTGGATAACTAACGTCGAAAATGACACACACTGTCAGTCCTGCTAAGTGTTACCCATCATTTCCATCTGTAACTAACTTAACACTAACAGATATACAACATTTCCTTCCCTACTAAACTAAAGGTCTAATCTAACACGTTTTTTGCCTATCCTGGAACTACGTCTCAGGGACGTTTCAGTTCCAGGTGAATTTACTGCACAGTCACCACTAACTGCTTGTGACAGGCTACTACTAGGGTGTGCCTCTGTTTGGATGGATGGAGATTTTACCTGTATCAAATTTCCTTTGTCTTGTTCATCCGAATTTGGAATTTTAGCTATAGGAACCATGTCATTGCCTACATTTGCATGTGATACTGGTAAAAGCTCCGTACATTTTTCAACATCCAAGTTTACACGTGTGTTagttaattttcttaaattattcaCATGTTTATACATAATTTTATCATCTACCTTTACAAAATATGTAGTTGCACTTACACATCTTACAATAACCCCTTCTACCCATTTGTCCTGAACATATGGACCTAATTTGCCCACTAACACTTTTTCACCTGTAGTAAAGACATCTGGTTTTACATAGTCAACATTTTTGTTGAACATAACTTTCCCTTCCTTTCTGGGTTTTAAAAGGTCAATTCTGGTTCTAGGTTTAACTTTGAAGACAATTTCATTGGGACTTAACCCAGTACTAGCACTTGGTGTATTTCTATACTTAAATAGGAAATTTACCACTTGCTGCTCCATAGTGAGCTCCGACTGTTGAATGGAACATTTTTCCAATGCAGCTTTGACTGTTTGAACATGTCTCTCTGCACACCCATTTGACTGAGGGTGATATGGTGGACTTTTTAGAATGGTTATTCCATTGTTTTGACAAAATCTTGTAAATTCAGTAGCGTTAAACGGTGGACCATTATCACTCACCAGCATAACTGGCAGACCCATCAAAGAGAAAGTTACCTTCAACTTGTCTAAGGTGTGTAATACTGAAGTACCCTTTTTCATAACATGTATATCAACCCACTTTGATTTAGAgtctacaataattaaaaatgtacaattgtttttataaaaaaaatcaacatgtATTCGTTCAAATACATTTTCAGTTTTAGGCCAAGACACTAAAGCTTTTTCAGAATTATTTTGCGTTATCTGACATACCTGACAACTATTGATCATTGTCTCAATATCCTGTTGCAACCCCGGCCACCACACTACTGCTCTAGCTAACATTTTAGACCGTACGATACCTATATGTCCTTCATGAATTAATTCCAAAATACTTTCACGTAATACAGTGGGGATTACCACCCTTATACCTACCATCAAACATTGACTTTCAATAGAAAGTTCATTTCTTTTCAAGAAATATGGTTTAAGTTCACCATCTCCACATTTATTTGGCCAACCTGTTTTTACAAAATCCATCACCTGTAACAAAATACCATCTTTTGATGAGACTTTAGCTACATCCTCATATGAAATAGGTAAATCCTCTgttaaattaaatgaattaattGAACTATCAATACCAGTTACGTCACTCAAAGGTAATCGTGATAACATGTCTGCCTCATACATCTTTGACCCCTTTCTATATTCTATAGTATAGCTATAGGCTGATAAAATGACATTCCATCTAGTAATCCGTGAAGCAGACAATACTGAAATATTGCGATCTGggttaaaaagtatttttaacgGTTGATGGTCTGAGACCAAAATAAAAGATCTACCATAAATAAATTTATGAAATTTTTTAACGCAAAAGATAATAGCCAAGGCTTCACGTTCTAATTGTGAATAGTTTTTTTCAGCCTTACTGAGGGAacctgaaacaaaaaatattggcTTCTCCTGACCGTTACTTTCTCTATGACTCAACACACCTCCCACTCCATAAGCACTTGCATCACATGCTATCACTATGGTTTTATTTGTATCATAATGTGCGAGGACATCATTTTCACAAATTAATCTTTTACTTTTTTCAAATGCTTCAATACACTCCTTATTTAATGAAAATTCTTGACCTCTCTCCAAAAGTTTATACAAGGGCCTTAACTGACTTGATAACATAGGtacaaatttactataaaaaTTTATTAGACCCAAATATGAACGTAACTGTGTCAAATCTCTGGGTTCTGGAGCATCTACAATGGCCCTTAACTTTTCTTTAGTAGGATGTAT contains:
- the LOC126886730 gene encoding inositol monophosphatase 1-like isoform X2 yields the protein MFISFVFPTVTRRAYRICNLYLNINKSNNIFIRTMGETNTEMYYDTVMKLVKEAGKMINEKVHNRSKKVEQKSSDIDLVTETDQAVEKLLIDGLSKAFKDHKFIGEESVASGTPVKLTDTPTWIIDPIDGTMNFVHAFPHSCISIALFINQKPEIGIIFNPMLNQMFTARSGKGAFYNGERIHVSNTKALSDALIMFECGTARDVEKMKTVNENYLKLLPQVHGYRALGSAALNFAMVATGGADAYFEFGIHVWDMAAGILIVREAGGVVIDPSGGDLKIMSRRALVACTQELAEKLAQQLVSTYYPTPDDS
- the LOC126886730 gene encoding uncharacterized protein K02A2.6-like isoform X1, with product MSKEKVMALVGNIEQFNETGGEDFNSYLERLEHLFIVNKVDENMKISLFITLAGPMVYQTLKNLVAPKKPTELTYAEIKSKLILHYAPPVSEIYERFVFYNCQQKVNQSVSDYMVELKKLSSTCNFGQFLEDALRDRFVCGMMDEGIQKKLLAEAGLTFANACQIAQASELAQKQVRSLADTSSNVNSLKKSGFQQSSSDKVKCPKCGRKHEKGDCPASRWKCYGCSKVGHVKRLCPNKKNSSTIGVVEESESDSVFQCNELNEDLWKLNMLKDEASGAPHKLKLLLNGELYIDFEVDTGACKSVISADGYKIMFGNQVKLSPVSYKLNVVSGQGIKAIGECNVKVELDNNNFILPLTVIESPKQFTPLLGRNWLNVLFPGWQQKFSSGFVNFLQGSNTVSELKLKFPVVFDNNLCNPIKKFKINFSIKKDATPIFRKPYSMPYALKHKVEEKLGQMIKVGILKPVSFSEWASPIVIVPKKCGNDVRICVDFRVTVNKVLNVNQYPLPIPADIFASLAGGKIFCVLDMSGAYQQLQVHSDSQKYLTINTHMGMFRYTRLTYGIACAPALFQSVIDQILCGIQGVSVYLDDVLIAGSSLEHAKEILGKVLSKLSEFNVKLNVDKCRFFENQVEYLGHLIDKDGIHPTKEKLRAIVDAPEPRDLTQLRSYLGLINFYSKFVPMLSSQLRPLYKLLERGQEFSLNKECIEAFEKSKRLICENDVLAHYDTNKTIVIACDASAYGVGGVLSHRESNGQEKPIFFVSGSLSKAEKNYSQLEREALAIIFCVKKFHKFIYGRSFILVSDHQPLKILFNPDRNISVLSASRITRWNVILSAYSYTIEYRKGSKMYEADMLSRLPLSDVTGIDSSINSFNLTEDLPISYEDVAKVSSKDGILLQVMDFVKTGWPNKCGDGELKPYFLKRNELSIESQCLMVGIRVVIPTVLRESILELIHEGHIGIVRSKMLARAVVWWPGLQQDIETMINSCQVCQITQNNSEKALVSWPKTENVFERIHVDFFYKNNCTFLIIVDSKSKWVDIHVMKKGTSVLHTLDKLKVTFSLMGLPVMLVSDNGPPFNATEFTRFCQNNGITILKSPPYHPQSNGCAERHVQTVKAALEKCSIQQSELTMEQQVVNFLFKYRNTPSASTGLSPNEIVFKVKPRTRIDLLKPRKEGKVMFNKNVDYVKPDVFTTGEKVLVGKLGPYVQDKWVEGVIVRCVSATTYFVKVDDKIMYKHVNNLRKLTNTRVNLDVEKCTELLPVSHANVGNDMVPIAKIPNSDEQDKGNLIQVKSPSIQTEAHPSSSLSQAVSGDCAVNSPGTETSLRRSSRIGKKRVRLDL